A genomic window from Glaciihabitans sp. INWT7 includes:
- a CDS encoding antitoxin VbhA family protein — MTKATAAHTQLTEAEVEHRLQTAEGISAVAGHYLDDAGRDLVRRSIRGDITPEEVADLAYARITAVRD, encoded by the coding sequence ATGACGAAAGCGACCGCAGCGCACACGCAACTCACCGAGGCCGAGGTGGAGCACCGTCTCCAGACAGCCGAAGGTATTAGCGCCGTTGCTGGCCATTACCTCGACGACGCAGGACGTGACCTTGTACGTAGGTCTATTCGCGGCGATATCACGCCAGAGGAAGTCGCTGACCTGGCATACGCGCGCATCACAGCGGTCCGCGACTAG
- a CDS encoding malate:quinone oxidoreductase, translated as MSATLGAFIKQLQPDWSIQIFERLGDVALESSNPWNNAGTGHSALCELNYTPEKADGTIEIASAVKVNEQFQVSRQFWSYLVGKDLLPDPQAFINPVPHMSFVWGAENVDYLRRRQEALAGHPLFAGMEFSDDPAVIRSWAPAMIPGRRKDQPIAATRIDAGTDVDFGALTNGLMDYLTSNGAALLTEHSIKNITRQKDGLWRLHVVHEVGGTPQDVRARFVFVGAGGGALKLLQKSGIPEIRGFGGFPVSGEFLRTDNPEVVARHQAKVYGKPALGAPPMSMPHLDTRVVDGEASLMFGPYAGFNTKFLKNGSWFDLFATIRPHNLIPMLAAGASNLGLVRYLVAQLAASKSAKFKELQEFMPTADPKDWYSITAGQRVQVIKKDKQKGGVLQFGTEVISSADGSIAGLLGASPGASTAVPIMLDVLKRCFPDRIEAWTPKLREMVPTYGTLLSDDPKLAKKTLGSTEKVLEIAQ; from the coding sequence ATGAGCGCCACCCTCGGCGCCTTCATCAAGCAGCTCCAGCCCGACTGGAGCATCCAGATCTTCGAGAGACTCGGCGATGTCGCTCTCGAGAGCTCCAACCCGTGGAACAACGCGGGCACCGGTCACTCCGCCCTGTGTGAGCTCAACTACACGCCCGAGAAGGCGGACGGCACCATCGAGATCGCCAGCGCCGTAAAGGTGAACGAGCAGTTTCAGGTGTCGCGCCAGTTCTGGTCCTACCTCGTCGGCAAGGACCTGCTTCCCGATCCGCAGGCCTTCATCAACCCCGTGCCGCACATGAGCTTCGTCTGGGGTGCCGAGAACGTCGACTATTTGCGTCGTCGGCAGGAGGCGCTCGCCGGGCATCCGCTGTTCGCGGGCATGGAGTTCAGCGACGACCCGGCCGTGATCCGTTCGTGGGCTCCCGCCATGATCCCGGGGCGCCGCAAGGACCAGCCCATCGCCGCCACCCGCATTGACGCGGGCACCGACGTCGACTTCGGCGCTCTCACCAACGGACTGATGGACTACCTCACGTCCAACGGCGCCGCGCTGCTCACCGAGCACAGCATCAAGAACATCACGCGCCAGAAGGACGGCCTGTGGCGTCTGCACGTCGTTCACGAGGTCGGGGGCACGCCCCAGGATGTGCGCGCCCGATTCGTCTTCGTTGGTGCGGGAGGTGGAGCGCTCAAGTTGCTCCAGAAGTCCGGGATCCCCGAGATCCGTGGCTTCGGCGGTTTCCCGGTGAGCGGGGAGTTCCTCCGCACCGACAATCCCGAGGTGGTGGCACGCCACCAGGCGAAGGTCTACGGCAAGCCGGCTCTCGGCGCGCCGCCGATGTCGATGCCGCACCTCGACACCCGGGTCGTCGACGGAGAGGCGAGTCTCATGTTCGGGCCCTACGCGGGGTTCAACACCAAGTTCCTCAAGAACGGCTCGTGGTTCGACCTCTTCGCCACGATCCGTCCGCATAACCTCATTCCCATGCTCGCGGCCGGTGCATCGAATCTCGGACTCGTGCGCTATCTGGTCGCCCAGCTCGCCGCCTCGAAGTCCGCGAAGTTCAAGGAACTGCAGGAGTTCATGCCCACTGCCGATCCGAAGGACTGGTACAGCATCACCGCCGGGCAGCGCGTGCAGGTGATCAAGAAGGACAAGCAGAAGGGTGGCGTGCTGCAGTTCGGCACCGAGGTGATCAGCTCTGCCGACGGATCCATCGCCGGTCTTCTCGGGGCATCGCCGGGCGCGTCCACGGCAGTCCCGATCATGCTTGACGTGCTCAAGCGTTGCTTCCCGGATCGAATCGAGGCGTGGACGCCGAAGCTCCGGGAGATGGTGCCGACCTATGGCACGCTGCTTTCGGATGATCCGAAGCTCGCGAAGAAGACCCTCGGATCGACTGAGAAGGTGCTCGAGATCGCCCAGTAG
- a CDS encoding IS3 family transposase (programmed frameshift), giving the protein MPKPYPPEFRRDVVAVARKHEAPLNQIAKDFGISESCLAYWLKKADVEEGVKPGVTEKESAELREARKRIRLLEQEAEVMRRAVAYLSRDVNPKMMYPLVRELAVDGVPVTVTCRVLRFSKQAFYQWLRNPVSQRDWDDAHLTNAAWDAHRDDPAFGYRFISDELNQAGLKAGENRVWRLCSQQRLWSVFAKKRGLRGKAGPPVHDDHVQRNFTATRPNQLWLTDITEHRTDEGKIYLCAIKDVWSNKIVGYSIDSRMKASLAVAAARNAIGQRDIAGTILHSDRGSQFRSNAFVRVLKNNAITGSMGRVGACGDNAAMESFFALLQKNVLDRQRWATREELRLAIVVWIERTYHRKRRQRRLGKLTPIEFETINMALNAA; this is encoded by the exons ATGCCCAAGCCCTACCCGCCCGAGTTCCGCCGCGATGTTGTCGCGGTCGCTCGCAAGCACGAAGCCCCGCTGAACCAGATCGCGAAGGACTTCGGAATTTCGGAGTCGTGTCTGGCGTACTGGCTGAAGAAAGCCGACGTCGAAGAGGGGGTGAAGCCTGGCGTGACGGAGAAGGAGTCGGCTGAGCTGCGGGAGGCGCGGAAACGGATCCGGCTGCTGGAGCAGGAAGCCGAGGTAATGCGCCGCGCCGTCGCCTACCTCTCCCGGGATGTCAACCCAA AAATGATGTACCCGCTGGTCCGCGAACTGGCCGTCGACGGAGTCCCCGTCACGGTGACCTGCCGGGTATTGCGCTTCTCCAAACAAGCCTTCTATCAGTGGCTCCGAAACCCCGTCTCGCAACGTGATTGGGACGACGCTCACCTGACCAACGCGGCGTGGGACGCCCACCGGGACGACCCCGCGTTCGGCTACCGGTTCATCAGCGACGAACTCAACCAGGCTGGCCTGAAGGCGGGCGAGAACCGGGTTTGGCGGCTCTGCTCCCAGCAGCGGCTCTGGTCCGTGTTCGCGAAGAAACGCGGCCTGAGGGGCAAAGCCGGCCCGCCCGTGCATGACGACCATGTCCAGCGGAACTTCACCGCGACACGCCCTAACCAGCTGTGGTTGACGGACATCACCGAGCATCGCACCGACGAAGGCAAAATCTACCTCTGCGCGATCAAGGACGTGTGGTCGAACAAGATCGTCGGCTACTCCATCGACTCCCGAATGAAAGCATCCCTGGCGGTCGCTGCGGCCCGCAACGCAATCGGGCAACGCGACATCGCCGGCACGATTCTGCACTCCGACCGCGGCTCTCAATTCCGCTCCAACGCCTTCGTGCGGGTGTTGAAGAACAACGCCATCACCGGGTCGATGGGCCGCGTCGGCGCATGCGGCGACAACGCCGCGATGGAGTCCTTCTTCGCCCTCCTGCAAAAGAACGTCCTCGACCGGCAACGATGGGCCACGAGGGAAGAGCTACGCCTCGCGATCGTGGTCTGGATCGAGCGAACCTACCATCGCAAGCGTCGGCAACGCCGCCTCGGCAAACTCACCCCGATCGAGTTTGAGACAATAAACATGGCCCTCAACGCCGCGTGA
- a CDS encoding Fic family protein yields MARKFTSWDDYVYPGTKVLRNIRNIRDGSELEAFESVVTVVRIDEALVSLSTETYDFDFMKSVHRWIFQDVYEWAGESRVGPPFPSLMVKGGPDVSAGPGVDPGDTDTGHTYESDVALESTADRAYRLITDHQNLVGLEFDPFLTDLAEAWSEVNFVHAFREGNTRSQFVFFKLLAADAGYELDMTKFATGAELREEFNKARFFALKHNSSWMKTVLSEAVQPLPRDDGTRALQLPDEPPRPGSQPRLGDRGIPKNRGRFTDRRRGESSTSL; encoded by the coding sequence GTGGCTCGCAAGTTCACGTCCTGGGACGACTACGTCTATCCGGGGACTAAGGTGCTCCGAAACATCCGCAACATCCGGGACGGTTCAGAGCTCGAAGCGTTCGAGAGCGTCGTCACCGTCGTCCGGATTGACGAAGCGCTCGTGTCTCTATCGACGGAGACCTACGATTTCGACTTCATGAAGTCGGTGCACCGTTGGATCTTCCAGGACGTTTACGAGTGGGCGGGTGAAAGCCGCGTCGGCCCGCCATTCCCGAGTCTGATGGTCAAGGGTGGTCCCGACGTTTCGGCTGGGCCAGGAGTCGACCCCGGCGACACCGACACGGGCCACACATACGAATCTGATGTGGCCCTCGAATCCACAGCGGATCGCGCCTATCGATTGATCACCGACCACCAGAATCTGGTGGGTCTTGAATTTGATCCATTCTTGACTGACTTGGCTGAGGCATGGTCCGAGGTCAACTTCGTGCACGCATTCCGCGAGGGCAACACCCGTAGCCAGTTCGTGTTTTTCAAATTGTTGGCGGCGGATGCAGGCTACGAGCTCGACATGACCAAATTTGCTACGGGTGCGGAGCTGCGGGAAGAGTTCAATAAGGCGAGGTTTTTCGCCCTCAAGCACAACAGCAGCTGGATGAAGACCGTGCTATCAGAAGCGGTCCAGCCCCTGCCCCGGGACGACGGTACCCGGGCGCTTCAACTCCCCGACGAGCCACCTAGGCCCGGAAGCCAGCCGCGCTTGGGTGACCGAGGGATCCCCAAAAACCGCGGACGATTCACCGACCGACGCCGTGGCGAGTCGTCAACCAGTCTTTGA